One segment of Patescibacteria group bacterium DNA contains the following:
- a CDS encoding HEPN domain-containing protein translates to MKNDALIAKRLIEQTLTNWVNPEIEKRKSEDKLPSDFRIKAAQVIFSVGGPPLVRINSEVKVIIEAKFNRPIEKGEAVLNKDIEDIRSFRLIDEEKDFGHITIVKLTKGWFVGFSFIYDVSKSKEIYDIAIEFMKSAHAELEAKRYRPFVESAFVAAENLAKARIYLLPDQEIRKTKTHGLVHGKVNRYARTSSIIKTDQKDVFNELKKLRERARYDPRFSMEHKTAEEMFEALRELSKEVFRYLVRFGELSDKASSVS, encoded by the coding sequence ATGAAAAATGATGCTCTGATTGCCAAAAGGCTCATTGAACAAACTTTGACCAACTGGGTCAATCCTGAGATTGAAAAAAGGAAGAGCGAAGATAAACTTCCATCGGATTTTAGGATTAAGGCTGCTCAGGTAATTTTTTCAGTAGGCGGGCCACCTTTAGTCAGAATCAATAGCGAAGTTAAAGTTATTATAGAAGCCAAGTTTAATCGTCCTATTGAGAAAGGCGAGGCGGTTTTGAATAAGGATATTGAGGATATACGCTCTTTTCGCCTTATTGATGAAGAAAAAGATTTTGGACATATCACCATCGTAAAACTCACAAAAGGTTGGTTTGTGGGCTTTAGCTTTATTTATGATGTCTCGAAATCCAAAGAAATTTATGATATAGCCATTGAATTTATGAAGTCTGCTCACGCTGAACTTGAGGCCAAGAGATATCGTCCTTTTGTAGAAAGCGCTTTTGTTGCTGCCGAGAACCTTGCTAAGGCAAGAATTTATCTCCTTCCCGATCAAGAAATTAGGAAGACAAAGACCCACGGCCTCGTGCATGGAAAGGTAAATAGATATGCTCGGACGAGCAGTATCATAAAGACTGATCAAAAAGATGTCTTCAATGAACTGAAAAAATTAAGAGAGAGGGCTCGTTATGACCCAAGGTTTAGTATGGAACACAAAACTGCAGAGGAAATGTTCGAAGCGCTCAGGGAATTAAGCAAGGAGGTTTTTCGCTATCTTGTTAGATTTGGTGAATTATCTGATAAAGCAAGCAGCGTTAGTTAA
- a CDS encoding ATP-binding protein: MANRASKKKIKKPRNYKRRRDMNKIIAFSEENLKSIFYVRRGETKYIGSRESTILEFKENFNFGSLGKYAKIMASFANTKGGYIVFGIKNSPREIIGINLTKFENIDIAKLTGSLNDIFSPAIEWDIRSHRWKSKDFGIIYTHESDEKPIIATKNYKDIIKEAEIYFRYYGRTETIKFSELKQIILERSDQEKRAWMEVFKEALEIGPKNVALLDTFKGKIQGLGKTVLIDEKLLPKLKFIKKGEFTEKKGELTLKLVGDLKTVPVGLLKERKVILGEDIYRYRASNVCKVVEKEIKKQFRVGSEHLKAWRVHKIRESGKPSKLPFRNEYCEYKEAERDYRYSKAWIDFLVEKYSDQKKYNELKRLPQNPRVK, translated from the coding sequence ATGGCTAATCGTGCTTCAAAAAAGAAGATAAAAAAACCTCGGAATTACAAGAGAAGACGCGATATGAATAAAATAATTGCCTTTAGTGAAGAAAACCTAAAATCGATATTTTATGTAAGAAGAGGAGAAACAAAATATATCGGGTCGAGAGAGTCAACGATCCTAGAGTTTAAAGAAAATTTTAACTTTGGAAGTTTAGGAAAATATGCAAAGATAATGGCATCTTTTGCCAATACGAAGGGCGGGTACATTGTTTTTGGGATCAAAAATAGTCCCAGAGAAATTATCGGAATAAATTTAACAAAATTTGAAAACATTGATATAGCAAAATTGACAGGAAGCCTTAATGACATCTTCTCACCCGCGATTGAGTGGGATATAAGGTCGCACAGATGGAAAAGTAAAGATTTTGGGATCATATACACACACGAAAGCGATGAGAAGCCGATTATTGCTACAAAAAATTATAAAGACATTATTAAGGAAGCAGAAATCTATTTTAGATACTATGGGAGAACGGAAACAATTAAATTTTCTGAGTTAAAGCAGATTATACTTGAAAGGTCAGATCAGGAAAAAAGGGCATGGATGGAAGTTTTCAAGGAAGCCCTAGAAATTGGCCCTAAAAATGTGGCCCTACTAGACACTTTTAAAGGAAAGATTCAGGGTTTGGGTAAAACAGTTTTAATTGATGAAAAACTACTCCCAAAGCTTAAATTTATTAAGAAGGGAGAGTTTACTGAAAAGAAAGGCGAGCTTACCCTAAAGCTTGTAGGAGACTTAAAAACTGTTCCAGTTGGATTACTAAAAGAACGAAAGGTTATTTTGGGAGAAGATATTTACAGATATCGTGCAAGTAATGTTTGTAAGGTAGTTGAAAAAGAGATTAAAAAACAATTCAGAGTCGGGTCAGAGCATTTAAAAGCCTGGAGAGTCCATAAAATAAGAGAATCTGGAAAACCATCAAAATTACCCTTTAGAAATGAATATTGTGAATATAAAGAGGCAGAAAGAGATTATCGCTACTCGAAGGCCTGGATAGATTTTCTAGTTGAAAAGTATTCTGACCAAAAAAAGTACAATGAACTAAAGAGACTACCGCAAAATCCACGTGTCAAATGA
- a CDS encoding thermonuclease family protein, which translates to MELGQVIKRVPGFRSGSKIKAGIASVFYLLAIFFILLIVVPPPETEKSQIEEQAATPTEGILESETEEEREEVLVARVIDGDTIEIEGGQKVRYIGIDAPESVDPNEPVGCYAQEASEKNKELVLNKKVRLEKDVSEMDRYGRLLRYVWVGDLLVNEYLVREGYAQSSTYPPDVKYQDKFIEAQKKAREEEKGLWSIDCDTWGQFTPTPRPTLKATPTPTPISKSTIYTCDCSKTCTQISSCEEAQYQLNVCGCSARDGDKDGIACDGPPLNCQK; encoded by the coding sequence ATGGAATTAGGGCAGGTAATCAAAAGAGTCCCGGGCTTCAGAAGTGGAAGCAAAATAAAGGCGGGAATAGCCTCAGTCTTCTACTTGCTCGCAATTTTTTTCATCTTGCTGATTGTTGTCCCTCCTCCTGAAACTGAAAAATCCCAGATTGAAGAACAAGCGGCTACGCCCACTGAAGGTATTCTGGAATCTGAGACTGAAGAAGAGAGAGAAGAAGTTTTAGTTGCCAGGGTTATTGACGGCGACACCATTGAGATAGAAGGGGGACAAAAGGTCCGCTACATTGGGATAGACGCACCGGAATCGGTTGACCCGAATGAGCCGGTCGGTTGTTATGCCCAGGAAGCTTCTGAGAAGAACAAAGAGCTGGTTTTGAATAAAAAAGTCAGGCTTGAAAAAGATGTTTCTGAAATGGACCGATACGGAAGACTGCTCCGTTATGTCTGGGTTGGAGATTTGCTGGTCAATGAATATTTGGTCAGGGAAGGTTACGCTCAGTCGAGCACCTATCCGCCTGACGTCAAATATCAAGACAAATTCATTGAGGCTCAGAAAAAAGCGAGGGAGGAAGAAAAGGGCCTTTGGAGCATTGACTGTGATACTTGGGGTCAATTCACACCTACTCCAAGGCCAACTCTTAAGGCTACCCCGACACCGACTCCAATTTCCAAAAGCACAATTTATACATGTGATTGTTCAAAAACTTGCACACAAATATCATCCTGCGAGGAGGCCCAATACCAACTTAATGTTTGTGGATGTTCAGCTAGAGATGGGGATAAAGATGGGATAGCTTGTGATGGCCCCCCTCTTAATTGCCAGAAATGA
- a CDS encoding DUF87 domain-containing protein: MRIFGESVDFFKNSLVFSSFLQIDFSFNKILRLLPVSFLGNLLIILASTFILLLTIYALLRFLLIRLELKQKSVLFEIRPLTETLQSPLSTQQLFNLIHGLARQRSLFYKLMDSYKNYAFEIVSTKKEGIRYLLRINDEDAELVKKSLLSYLPGISINRVGDYLPKKFKNNQFKIASFKQSNHFAYPLKNQRLLQEHDPIAYITGSMTKLDRDELISFQIVASPANRRDLKQARTITGLISTRSDLLTGLKNLKLNQQAISSFKLLLRFILYLFLIPFGFLIFLVTGGKEGPLLHLEGLKHDSRAGDAYQKELEEMIKDKLDQQLFKTSLRLLVVSKNRPKQNKRIKGFVSALSSFNNSHYQSLVSFFNFKHGLIKQTKAYLFRNRLLGLLGNSVLSASEVADIYHLPFTIKTKTEDLVKQHSKQLPAPLSLKKADGFDVVFAKNTYGGTDTKIGLTADERRRHIYILGATGTGKSTLLLSMILQDIKNKKGLCVIDPHGDLIDQILPAIPQERVNDVIYFNPDDVSHPIGLNLLELTPDLNEDDALREKEFLTESIISLFHKIYSEKYSGPRMEYILRNTIHTAFATENPTLFTVYKLLINTPYRKRVVRSLDDENLKDFWRYEFAKAGDYQKVKMISPITNKIGRFLFSPTAKRILEQEKSSINFDEILSSGKILLCNVSKGRIGEDSSEVFGILIMTKIQLAALKRARVTDKERKDFYLYVDEFQNFATTAFAEILSEARKYRLNAIMAHQTTSQIEDRSLVNVTLANTGTVICFRTANPEDEKLILPQFSPYVEKGEIASLPSFNFYIKISALNPEEPFSGVTTPVVASLDNQRTNQIIERSRKLYTLPYKKQAVKSKEINKKLQPKLITETQTGNILP; the protein is encoded by the coding sequence ATGAGGATTTTTGGTGAATCAGTAGATTTTTTTAAGAACAGCCTTGTTTTTAGTTCTTTTCTTCAAATCGACTTTTCCTTTAATAAAATCCTAAGACTCCTACCAGTTTCCTTCCTTGGCAACTTACTTATTATCTTAGCCTCAACCTTCATCCTCCTTCTGACTATCTATGCCTTATTAAGATTCCTGCTGATTAGACTAGAGCTAAAGCAAAAGTCTGTCTTGTTCGAGATTAGACCATTAACCGAAACCCTGCAAAGCCCGCTTTCCACCCAGCAGCTTTTTAATCTTATTCATGGTTTGGCCAGACAGCGATCCCTATTTTACAAACTGATGGATAGCTACAAAAACTATGCCTTTGAAATTGTTTCCACCAAAAAAGAGGGTATCAGGTATCTGCTGAGAATTAACGATGAAGACGCAGAATTGGTTAAAAAAAGTCTTCTTTCCTACCTTCCGGGAATTAGTATCAATCGGGTTGGCGACTATTTGCCAAAAAAATTTAAAAACAACCAATTTAAGATTGCTAGCTTTAAACAATCAAACCACTTTGCTTATCCCTTAAAAAATCAAAGACTGCTTCAAGAACACGACCCCATTGCTTATATTACCGGCAGTATGACCAAGCTGGACAGAGACGAACTAATTTCTTTTCAAATCGTTGCTTCTCCGGCCAACAGACGCGATTTAAAACAGGCAAGAACAATCACCGGTCTGATTTCCACCAGAAGCGACTTGCTAACCGGTTTAAAAAACTTGAAATTAAACCAGCAAGCAATCAGCTCATTTAAATTATTGCTGAGATTTATTCTTTATTTATTCCTTATTCCTTTTGGGTTTTTGATATTTTTAGTCACTGGCGGCAAGGAAGGGCCGCTTTTGCATCTTGAGGGATTAAAACATGACAGCAGAGCAGGCGACGCTTACCAAAAGGAACTGGAAGAGATGATCAAAGACAAGCTAGACCAGCAGCTTTTTAAGACTTCTTTGCGTCTGCTGGTTGTCAGTAAAAATCGCCCCAAGCAAAATAAACGGATTAAGGGCTTTGTTTCCGCCCTTTCTTCGTTTAATAATTCCCATTACCAGTCGTTGGTCTCTTTTTTCAACTTTAAACACGGTTTAATTAAACAAACCAAAGCTTATTTGTTTAGAAACAGATTACTTGGTTTATTGGGCAACTCGGTTCTGTCAGCCTCAGAAGTAGCCGATATTTACCATTTGCCCTTTACAATCAAGACTAAAACCGAAGATTTGGTCAAACAGCACAGCAAGCAACTGCCCGCGCCGCTTTCCTTAAAAAAGGCAGATGGCTTTGATGTTGTCTTTGCCAAAAACACTTATGGCGGGACGGACACTAAAATCGGTTTAACCGCAGACGAAAGAAGAAGGCATATTTATATCCTCGGGGCCACCGGCACCGGCAAATCGACTTTGCTTTTGTCGATGATTTTGCAGGATATTAAAAACAAAAAGGGATTATGCGTGATTGACCCTCACGGAGATTTAATCGACCAAATTTTACCTGCCATTCCCCAGGAAAGGGTCAACGACGTTATTTATTTTAACCCGGATGACGTCAGCCACCCGATTGGTCTCAACCTGTTGGAGCTAACACCCGATTTGAACGAAGATGATGCCCTCCGGGAAAAAGAATTTTTGACGGAAAGCATTATTTCCCTGTTTCACAAAATCTATTCGGAAAAGTATTCCGGACCGAGAATGGAATATATCCTAAGAAACACCATCCACACCGCTTTTGCCACCGAAAACCCAACCCTGTTTACGGTTTACAAACTGCTGATTAACACTCCTTACCGCAAAAGGGTTGTCCGAAGTTTGGATGATGAAAACTTGAAAGATTTTTGGCGCTATGAGTTTGCCAAAGCCGGTGATTACCAGAAGGTGAAAATGATTTCGCCGATTACCAATAAGATCGGCCGCTTCCTCTTTTCGCCGACCGCCAAAAGAATTCTAGAGCAGGAAAAATCCAGCATCAACTTTGACGAGATTTTATCTTCCGGAAAAATCCTGCTCTGCAACGTTTCCAAGGGCAGGATTGGTGAAGACTCTTCCGAGGTTTTCGGGATCCTCATCATGACCAAAATCCAGCTGGCGGCTTTAAAAAGAGCCAGAGTAACCGACAAGGAGAGAAAGGACTTTTATCTTTACGTTGATGAGTTTCAGAATTTTGCCACCACCGCTTTTGCGGAAATCCTGTCAGAAGCCAGAAAATACCGCCTGAATGCCATTATGGCTCACCAGACCACTTCTCAGATTGAAGACAGGTCGTTGGTCAACGTTACTCTGGCCAACACCGGGACGGTGATTTGCTTCCGAACCGCCAACCCAGAAGACGAAAAATTGATTCTGCCCCAATTCTCGCCTTACGTCGAAAAAGGGGAAATTGCCAGTCTGCCTTCGTTTAACTTCTATATCAAAATCAGCGCCCTTAATCCGGAAGAGCCTTTTTCTGGAGTGACCACGCCCGTGGTTGCCAGCCTCGACAATCAAAGAACCAATCAAATCATCGAGCGGTCAAGAAAACTTTATACCTTGCCTTATAAAAAACAAGCAGTGAAAAGCAAAGAGATAAACAAAAAGTTACAACCGAAATTAATCACTGAGACTCAAACGGGGAACATCCTGCCCTGA
- a CDS encoding DUF4209 domain-containing protein: protein MKIKIKMKEAEYDKLISQLEAEASSVKYDFQIADAINKIIEEQKGKLTPRQEQQLKWEYLLFRLMTKNSFASDGLKTERFKPMATFTDGSIFPDPDGFPDTALGYFESRTVSSTNPILKARYLDFLWEKSKSKNKHLFARESIDQYLLTVDEYDNEDAIMERLDGLQRATELCLIFESKLPKRPLTKKVVAKLVEQIDKTAQTGNYRWLIEMFELVLALPSFFSQKQIKDYIALCKAAAAHYHSDQNFHLQRSFLDLKAEMTKLLKISVVKQKAIQEEIGQSFIDEAEAKSASGLVKIHFLQEAIQHYSKLGNKQKVNELIAEVKAATKQAIDNKEFKELSSTIKIDSKVIEKMKASLGTGEEVPERMGTLPTFFPNWDHAVKLTAKLSKKYVFQHLVGTVHYGSRYPISRPQTPEEVQEDHVMQNFKIEAELALKWLTGFLAELIKEGKVSLTDFQKFFSKLQVVDKDTYETVLVGLDSYFKGDHFHAAYVLTLQLEDFLRYLLAVFGGQTTVPEAGAFREKTLGSVLVELKPYFSDLVYHYISWVTEDYRGFNLRNNIAHGFFKKKHANPIYSTAILHIFCLLIANTKISVKEQKKDEK from the coding sequence TTGAAGATAAAAATTAAAATGAAAGAGGCAGAATACGACAAACTAATTTCCCAGTTGGAAGCGGAAGCATCATCCGTTAAATACGATTTTCAGATTGCTGACGCGATCAATAAGATTATTGAGGAGCAAAAAGGCAAGCTAACCCCCAGGCAGGAACAGCAACTAAAATGGGAATACTTGCTATTTAGGCTTATGACCAAGAATAGTTTTGCGTCCGATGGACTGAAAACTGAGCGGTTCAAGCCAATGGCAACATTTACAGATGGCTCGATCTTTCCTGACCCAGACGGGTTTCCTGATACAGCACTTGGTTATTTTGAATCAAGAACGGTTTCTTCTACTAACCCCATCCTCAAAGCTAGATATTTGGACTTTCTGTGGGAAAAATCCAAATCAAAAAATAAACACCTTTTTGCCCGCGAGTCTATCGATCAATATCTGTTAACTGTTGATGAGTATGACAACGAAGATGCCATTATGGAAAGGCTGGACGGACTTCAGAGAGCAACTGAACTCTGTCTAATTTTTGAGTCTAAACTTCCCAAGAGGCCCCTCACTAAGAAGGTAGTAGCCAAACTTGTTGAGCAAATTGATAAAACTGCTCAGACAGGTAATTATCGCTGGTTGATAGAGATGTTTGAGTTAGTGCTAGCGTTGCCGTCTTTCTTTTCCCAGAAGCAAATAAAAGATTACATTGCTTTATGCAAGGCTGCTGCCGCTCACTACCATTCTGACCAAAACTTTCATCTTCAGCGTAGCTTCCTCGATCTTAAAGCAGAGATGACCAAATTGCTTAAAATCTCAGTAGTTAAACAAAAAGCGATTCAAGAGGAAATTGGGCAGTCCTTTATCGACGAAGCAGAGGCAAAGTCTGCGAGCGGTTTGGTTAAAATACACTTCCTCCAGGAGGCAATCCAGCATTACTCTAAACTTGGAAACAAACAAAAAGTCAATGAACTAATTGCTGAAGTAAAGGCTGCTACTAAACAGGCAATCGATAATAAGGAATTTAAGGAACTTTCTTCTACCATCAAAATTGACTCAAAGGTTATCGAAAAAATGAAAGCTAGTCTTGGTACGGGCGAAGAAGTGCCAGAAAGAATGGGAACACTTCCTACTTTTTTTCCCAACTGGGATCACGCAGTTAAGCTAACAGCAAAGCTCAGTAAAAAATATGTTTTTCAGCATTTGGTTGGAACGGTTCATTATGGCAGCCGATATCCTATTAGCCGTCCGCAGACTCCAGAGGAGGTACAAGAAGACCATGTTATGCAGAATTTCAAAATAGAAGCAGAACTTGCTTTAAAATGGCTTACTGGATTTCTTGCGGAATTGATAAAAGAAGGCAAAGTCTCGTTAACAGACTTCCAGAAATTTTTTTCTAAACTTCAAGTCGTTGATAAAGATACCTACGAGACGGTGTTGGTGGGTCTCGATTCTTATTTTAAGGGCGACCACTTCCATGCTGCCTATGTTCTTACATTGCAACTAGAGGATTTTTTAAGATACTTATTGGCTGTTTTTGGAGGTCAAACAACAGTTCCCGAAGCGGGTGCATTTAGAGAGAAAACTCTCGGCTCTGTGCTTGTGGAGCTAAAGCCTTATTTTTCAGATCTAGTTTATCATTACATCTCTTGGGTGACGGAAGATTATCGGGGATTTAATTTGCGCAATAACATTGCCCACGGGTTCTTTAAGAAAAAACATGCTAATCCGATTTACTCAACGGCTATATTACACATTTTCTGTCTCCTGATAGCCAATACCAAAATCTCAGTTAAGGAGCAAAAAAAAGATGAAAAATGA
- a CDS encoding replication-relaxation family protein yields the protein MNQTKKPTSKQIEILTLLYRFRFLNRHHLQKFLNHQNPGRINAWLKELTEKKYLGRIYSRKFGENIQPAIYYLKSKAAGVLRKEPEINQALLNRIYRENLRSRKFINHCLFLADIYFHLVKLCLEDKAELQFFHRTDLAKHDYLPEPLPDLYFVIKEPQGETKRYFLEMFVRKTPRYALRHRLFRFFNYYQSNFWEKTTRHPFPTILLVCSDRYMQAYLNKFIRETQEDEENYEIQFFLTTAGKIKKEGVGKKVWQAII from the coding sequence ATGAATCAAACAAAAAAACCAACCTCAAAGCAAATAGAAATCCTCACTCTTTTATATCGCTTCCGCTTTCTCAATCGTCATCATCTTCAAAAATTCCTCAACCACCAAAACCCCGGGCGAATCAATGCCTGGCTGAAAGAATTAACCGAGAAAAAGTATCTTGGTCGAATCTACTCCCGAAAATTTGGAGAAAACATCCAGCCAGCCATTTATTACCTGAAGTCAAAGGCGGCTGGTGTTTTGAGAAAAGAACCAGAAATTAACCAGGCCTTGCTTAACCGAATCTATCGCGAAAACTTACGCTCAAGAAAATTCATCAACCACTGCCTTTTCCTAGCTGATATCTATTTTCATCTGGTCAAGTTATGCTTGGAAGACAAGGCCGAACTCCAATTTTTCCACCGGACCGATTTGGCTAAACACGATTATCTCCCCGAACCCCTGCCGGATTTGTATTTCGTCATCAAAGAGCCGCAGGGTGAAACCAAAAGATATTTTTTGGAAATGTTTGTCAGGAAAACGCCCCGTTATGCCTTGCGGCATCGTCTTTTTAGATTTTTTAATTATTATCAATCCAATTTTTGGGAGAAAACCACCCGCCACCCCTTCCCGACCATTCTCCTAGTCTGCTCGGACAGATACATGCAAGCATATTTAAACAAATTCATCAGGGAAACCCAGGAAGATGAAGAAAATTACGAAATTCAGTTCTTTTTAACCACGGCAGGGAAAATAAAAAAAGAGGGAGTAGGCAAGAAGGTTTGGCAGGCAATTATTTAA
- a CDS encoding DUF2958 domain-containing protein has translation MELLTRELEKRFAKVGRQENKEDPLVIAKFFNPAGAGSWYATEYDPRKKMFFGYVSLYGDGNDDWGYFSLKELEDFESPYGTGIERDLEFGECRSSKIVTKVWPNIEIAE, from the coding sequence ATGGAGCTATTGACCAGAGAGCTTGAAAAAAGATTTGCCAAAGTTGGCCGCCAGGAAAACAAAGAGGACCCGTTGGTGATTGCCAAGTTTTTTAATCCGGCCGGAGCCGGCAGCTGGTACGCCACCGAATACGACCCGAGAAAGAAAATGTTTTTCGGGTATGTGTCACTCTATGGCGACGGGAACGACGATTGGGGCTATTTTTCCTTAAAAGAACTGGAAGATTTCGAAAGCCCGTATGGAACCGGCATTGAAAGGGATCTTGAATTTGGGGAATGCCGGTCAAGTAAGATTGTCACCAAAGTTTGGCCAAATATTGAAATCGCAGAATAA
- the ruvC gene encoding crossover junction endodeoxyribonuclease RuvC translates to MLILGIDPGTADTGFGVIKCSRTEIKLVDYGKIQTSNKDSSSKRLDLIYEQATTIIRKHKPQVLAIESLFFNANAKSASAVGQAIGVIKLAAAKKKIEVFEYAPLKVKMSLTKNGRAEKRQVQSEVRKALRVRKIPRPTHAADALAVAICHWQETRKK, encoded by the coding sequence ATGCTCATTTTAGGAATTGATCCAGGTACAGCCGATACGGGTTTTGGGGTAATTAAATGTAGTCGAACCGAAATCAAATTGGTTGATTACGGTAAAATTCAAACTTCTAATAAAGATTCATCTTCTAAAAGACTTGATTTGATTTATGAACAAGCCACTACCATCATTCGAAAACATAAACCTCAAGTTTTAGCCATCGAAAGTCTTTTTTTTAATGCTAATGCTAAATCCGCTTCAGCTGTTGGCCAAGCTATCGGGGTGATTAAATTAGCGGCCGCCAAAAAGAAAATTGAAGTTTTTGAGTATGCCCCCTTAAAAGTAAAAATGTCTCTAACTAAAAATGGTCGGGCTGAAAAAAGACAGGTTCAGTCTGAAGTCAGAAAAGCCTTGCGAGTCAGAAAAATTCCTCGACCAACTCATGCGGCTGACGCTCTAGCCGTTGCTATTTGTCACTGGCAAGAAACTAGGAAAAAATGA
- the lexA gene encoding transcriptional repressor LexA yields the protein MQELKPLTKKQKKTLDFITSFIAKNGYSPSLKEIAKFLGATNLSTAQYFVEELEKKDYLKRAPYKNRGIIPTNKTKTIPLLGNIAAGKPIEPIENPEDIEIPQNIKLDTRFPHYALKVVGDSMFDMGIIDNDIVLIRHQITAESGDTVVAITEKGATLKIFRKSGGKIFLEPRSKKFKKYSPKKLEIRGKFCGLIRKSTDLSVTNGFSLSRLREEFHELTIQYIQNTNREYRKTKGQYFTPRSIREKLFKKLPKNKKGLKILDPACGTGEFLLTASKYFKNPSLFGWDIEEELIKRARVVVPRANLETVDSLKHTTKEKFDFIIGNPPYFEFKPENMIKKKYQEVVSGRPNIFAFFIKLSLDLLRPGGYLAFVLPPSMNNGAYFADLRKYIIKHSNIEYLSILNSPKLFHQALQTTMLLVLKKGENKGNYIFKKNGITIFTENPAYLKKSFQGKTTLSNLGFQVKTGRLVWNQNKNLLTKDSKKGIPLIWAHNITSKGLRLTNNPKKPQYIKTKNYDTGPAIVVNRITGAVNSAKLKVAVVPPNMKFIGENHVNVIFLPNKTKISTENLVKQLRSKDKLKVIQYITGNTQISKTELENLFPIDLR from the coding sequence ATGCAAGAGCTAAAACCTTTAACCAAAAAGCAAAAGAAAACGCTCGACTTCATCACCTCGTTTATCGCTAAAAACGGATATTCTCCCTCGCTAAAGGAAATCGCCAAATTCCTCGGCGCTACTAACCTCAGCACTGCCCAGTATTTTGTCGAGGAACTAGAGAAAAAAGATTACTTGAAAAGAGCTCCTTATAAAAACCGCGGCATCATACCCACTAATAAAACCAAAACAATTCCTTTGTTGGGAAATATCGCCGCTGGTAAACCAATAGAACCTATCGAAAATCCAGAAGACATAGAAATTCCTCAAAATATCAAACTTGATACTCGCTTTCCTCACTACGCCTTAAAGGTCGTTGGAGACAGCATGTTTGACATGGGTATAATTGATAACGACATCGTGCTTATTAGGCATCAAATAACCGCTGAATCCGGGGATACTGTAGTTGCTATTACGGAAAAAGGCGCCACGCTGAAAATTTTTAGAAAAAGCGGTGGTAAAATTTTCTTGGAGCCTCGGAGCAAAAAATTCAAAAAATATTCTCCTAAAAAGCTAGAGATTAGAGGAAAATTCTGTGGTCTAATAAGAAAATCCACTGACTTATCAGTAACAAATGGCTTTTCTCTTTCCAGGTTAAGAGAAGAATTCCATGAACTGACAATCCAGTATATTCAAAATACAAATCGTGAATATAGGAAAACTAAGGGACAATATTTTACTCCCCGCTCAATAAGGGAAAAACTATTTAAAAAATTGCCCAAAAATAAAAAGGGTCTTAAAATTTTGGACCCAGCCTGCGGTACTGGAGAATTTTTATTAACAGCCAGTAAATATTTTAAAAACCCTTCTTTATTTGGTTGGGATATCGAAGAAGAATTAATTAAAAGAGCTCGCGTCGTTGTTCCCCGGGCAAATCTTGAGACTGTTGATAGCTTAAAGCACACAACAAAAGAAAAGTTTGACTTTATAATCGGTAATCCTCCTTATTTTGAATTCAAACCTGAAAATATGATTAAAAAGAAATACCAGGAAGTCGTCAGTGGCCGACCCAATATATTTGCCTTTTTTATCAAACTTAGCCTAGATTTATTAAGGCCTGGAGGTTATTTAGCTTTCGTGCTTCCACCTTCAATGAATAATGGGGCTTATTTTGCTGACCTAAGAAAATATATTATTAAACATTCAAACATAGAGTATCTCTCAATCTTAAATAGCCCAAAACTATTTCATCAAGCTCTTCAAACAACAATGTTGCTTGTGTTAAAAAAGGGGGAAAACAAAGGCAATTACATTTTCAAAAAAAACGGCATTACAATTTTTACAGAAAATCCGGCTTATCTTAAGAAATCTTTTCAAGGAAAAACAACATTGTCTAACTTAGGTTTTCAAGTTAAAACAGGAAGATTGGTTTGGAATCAAAATAAAAATTTACTAACTAAAGATTCTAAAAAGGGAATTCCCCTAATCTGGGCTCATAACATTACTTCAAAGGGCTTAAGGTTAACAAACAATCCTAAAAAACCCCAATACATCAAAACAAAGAATTATGATACCGGGCCTGCGATTGTCGTTAACAGAATCACTGGCGCAGTTAATTCAGCTAAGCTAAAAGTGGCAGTTGTTCCTCCAAATATGAAATTTATTGGTGAAAATCACGTCAACGTAATCTTTCTCCCGAACAAAACTAAAATCTCCACTGAAAATCTCGTCAAGCAGCTAAGATCGAAAGACAAATTAAAAGTCATTCAATATATCACAGGTAACACTCAAATTTCCAAAACTGAACTTGAGAATTTATTTCCAATTGATCTTCGTTAG